The proteins below are encoded in one region of Arthrobacter sp. CJ23:
- a CDS encoding YciI family protein encodes MFVVALTYKVPDEIVDFHRPAHMAWVKEAFDAGIFLASGRMVPAVGGVLLSNADRAALDASLAQDPFYSNGVAEFEVIEFTATSVAEGYENLLD; translated from the coding sequence ATGTTCGTAGTTGCACTGACCTACAAGGTTCCCGACGAGATCGTCGATTTCCACCGCCCCGCCCATATGGCCTGGGTCAAGGAAGCGTTCGACGCCGGCATCTTCCTCGCGTCCGGGCGCATGGTTCCGGCGGTGGGCGGGGTGCTGTTGTCCAATGCGGACCGTGCCGCCCTGGATGCCTCACTGGCCCAGGATCCCTTCTACAGCAACGGCGTGGCCGAGTTCGAGGTCATCGAGTTCACCGCCACCAGCGTGGCCGAAGGATACGAAAACCTGCTGGACTGA
- a CDS encoding SGNH/GDSL hydrolase family protein produces MRDLLGADQNGRRRFVALGDSFTEGVGDWNPLLPNGVRGWADRVAEKLAKAQPGWEYANLAVRSKRLRQIIDEQLEAALAMEPSLVTLYAGGNDLLDFGTDMDALMDDYELLVARLAGTGATLVLFTGFDVKVSAVLEPFKKRNTLYNERVRQLAASYDAVLVDYWCFDAFHDRRMWAADRLHMSKAGHKYLAAQVLDHLGVPHKFTPKDWEPPARISLREWERRQRRWVNDWVLPLFGRKLRGVTLGDSLSPRWPEPVKVPRKGGLKKLMQQRQDGPH; encoded by the coding sequence GTGCGGGATCTTCTTGGGGCGGACCAGAACGGGCGACGGCGGTTTGTCGCGCTCGGAGATTCCTTTACCGAGGGGGTGGGGGACTGGAACCCGCTCCTGCCCAATGGGGTCCGGGGGTGGGCTGACCGGGTTGCGGAGAAGTTGGCCAAGGCACAACCGGGCTGGGAGTACGCCAATCTGGCTGTGCGCAGCAAGCGGCTGCGCCAGATCATCGACGAGCAGCTTGAGGCGGCGCTCGCCATGGAACCAAGCCTTGTCACGCTGTACGCCGGGGGGAACGACCTTCTTGATTTCGGCACGGACATGGATGCGCTCATGGACGACTACGAGCTCCTGGTCGCCAGGCTCGCGGGAACGGGTGCCACGCTGGTCCTGTTCACGGGGTTCGACGTCAAGGTTTCCGCCGTGCTGGAGCCGTTCAAGAAGCGCAACACCCTCTACAACGAGCGGGTCCGGCAGCTGGCCGCCAGCTACGACGCCGTCCTGGTGGACTACTGGTGCTTCGACGCCTTCCACGACCGCCGCATGTGGGCAGCGGACCGGCTCCACATGTCCAAGGCCGGCCACAAATACCTCGCGGCCCAGGTCCTGGACCATCTCGGCGTGCCGCACAAGTTCACTCCCAAGGACTGGGAACCGCCAGCCCGGATCAGCCTGCGGGAATGGGAACGCCGGCAGCGCCGCTGGGTGAACGACTGGGTCCTGCCCCTGTTCGGCCGCAAACTCCGCGGCGTCACCCTGGGCGACTCGCTGAGCCCGCGCTGGCCTGAACCGGTAAAAGTCCCGCGCAAGGGCGGACTGAAGAAACTGATGCAGCAGCGCCAGGACGGGCCGCACTGA